The genomic segment AAAAGAATATAATTGGTTAAAAAAATCATATCATATTAGTACATATAAAAATCTGATGCAAATAGAATATCATTACtcgaataaatatatatatatatatactacgtATAAGTAATGTGTAATACACGTTtgttagttttaaaattgtaaacattatctataattttaataaaaattggttcactgttttttttaatatatataatagaataaattatagttctatagtatatataaatatttatataaataatctctacatatatgatatttaaacacatcgttgacataaatatatatttgcataactacatgacatatatataaaaggaaattaataataaaaataaaataagaatataaaaagtcatagtgtagacaataatatacatgcataaactatttttagtttctaatgtatctcacaatgctctttggtgaatttgatgaagaaacaTAGCTCAAATCACTAgataaaaacaaactatcacttaaatttataagataaaaaataatatgtatgtttttattatttttaaataaatatgattaattatttaaattatcataaaatatcttataaatatactattttaatttattcttttgtttaagtttatatttgttctagtttttgaatttaagagtgacaataaaaaattatatattatatgtttaatataatattaagtttaagtttaattaagttattaaatatatgattttattatttttaaataactatcattgtaaaatatctcaaaagtatcttattttaatttgtttaattaattaattattttattttatttaagtttaagtcatgtttataacctaccgttaaatataagaatattttgttaaatataaaaatattatgttaaaaatatcgaaaaaatatataaaaaaccaccaaaattaaaaaaatttgttatccacacactttttatatagaatatatatatatatatataaataagatctCATTAATTATCGAGAAAGAATAGTTTAGGTAAATCTATGATAATTCACAAAACAATAATCAATCAATGACATGCATTTTTTGATATTGTTCTCTATCAACACAACACACTACCTATAAATACACATGTTTATCAATCAACAtcacaagaagaagaaaaaaaattgtttgaagaaagaaaagaagagaaaaacaaaaATGGGTTCTTATTTCAAGATTTCTTTGGTTACAGTAGCAATCACTCTTTTGTTGGAGTCTTCTACTTTGGAAGCTCACCAAAGTGAAGTTGACAATGTTGGTTCAAAATTGGAGTTGGGGAGAGTTGGTCAAAGAGTCTCAATTCCTACTCACTTGAAGAATTCTCCGTCAAGATGGGGCCAAAATGAGGATGTTCCATCTGGTCCAAGCTCTTTATATAATGGCAAAAACCTACCAGTAAACCCACCAAGATGGGGCCTAAAAGAAAATGTTCTATCTGGTTCAAACCTTCTGCATAATGGCAAAAACTCACCAGAAAACCCGCCAAGATGGGGGCAAAAGAAAACTCTACCATCTGGTCTAAACCCTTTACATAATGACAAAAACCAGCCGGAAAACCTACCAAGATGGGGCCAAAAAAGGACTGTTCCAAGTGGTCCAAACCCTTTACACAATGGCAAAACCCTACCAAATTCTCCACCTTAACTATTTAGGATTTGATTCATGTATTCCTAATTCTTCTATATTATGAAGACAAAAACAGAATGGAATAAAGTTTGATTATGCATTTTTactttagtttttttcttttttaaacttttttggtatgcttgttggATGATTTTTTTGGTAAGCTTATTATATTTTAGCAAACGAATATAATATACACTCATACACCTAAGCTCAAGTGGCAGCAAACGAGTAATTAATGAGTAACAGTTGTGGTTCAGGGGATTCAATTCAAcctcaatttttttctttatatttttattataatttaaggtaaaaaaatatttataatgacatctctttaaaaaaataaaataaaagaagcaATTGCATTTGAAAATTGACTATTATAATCCATTTACTTCCTCAAAAtcaaactacaaattacaattgACCAATTCATAACCTCTATTTCTCTACAAGATTAGACAGCAGAAAATGACCATACATATACATTAGAAATGAAGATGAATTTAATAATAGGGAAGTTAGCGGTCAAAGCACTtgatattttgaaaattttactATTTAGTAtccaatctattttttttttaaggaaaagtaTCAATTGAGAATTTAGATGAATTTAATAAATGGGAAATTAGCTataaaaatacttaatattttgaaaattttataatttagtattcacttttttattttaataacaaaagtGTCAAATGTCCACCTCCATTGGTATTAATCAGTACCGTTGTGTTAAACACTGTTTAGATATACACGTGATACTACATAAACGGTCCAATTCATAATATTTTAATTGGTGAATTAAGcaattaaaaacttaataaatcaattaaaaactcaagaattaagcaacaattagcacataaaaagtggtaaaataactctattttgtagagttatcacacccccaaacttaatattttgctagtcctcaagcaaaagaaaaattaaaaacacacatttttttttaattggtgatatcAAATGCTTAactaaaaaattacataatggaaatagttcaaagaaaatcacaaataaaagtaaagcttatgtgattaatttgaaaagttaaaattgttttcaaaatagatatttaacacaaaaacatcaaattatcatgtgaacatttagataagcttatgcaaacaaaaataaattaaatctcaagagataatcaagcaaattctaggatttttcaaaatttttttttttagagatttaaggAATTTActgtttaaataaactatatccaaatatcacaaattcgaatagaatagaaaagtgacatattatgaaaaatatatatttaaacaaaactagcttagaaattaaaagtaaagcttaataattatttatatttttctaaaaactaagaacaatttcaattaaaattcttataacaatcaccaattttttttttttaaacaaaacaaggaaaataattttttttaacattatataataaatgaaaatcacataaaaaacaaaaagaaaaacaaataaagattttttttttttttgaattttacaacaaataaaaaaaaaaaaacacacatgcataaacacatagaaaacacacataaacactaagaaaaatacatacacactacccccaaacttaaatgaaacattgtcctcaatgtttaataaaatggaaaaaattaagaactactccctttgatgaatgcttccttgatttgactcatttgttttcttctcttcttttctttttgggcaagaagtttccttcaagctttttggaaattgaaaaacatgaaacaaaaaacacacaacaacaagtgaaatataaaatgaaacattaaagtatgggttgcctcccacaaagcgctttagtttatagtctttagctcgactataatttttttttcttttaacctacacccaatcgatggtgtaaaatttcattagtagggtgagttatgactttgatgcaaatgccataaataataattgataacatcacacctacaagaaagttagaaatatgcaattttaatggaatatcaataaaatacgaaaattgcatatctatattaggctcattttcattttgagtaaataaacaaatttgttcaattatgggctcttgaaatataattatatctttttcattttccttatgAGCCACTAAAATTATCTCATGCAACTCTTTGGTTTTATTAGGGGggtggatgcatattacaagttcttcaacaacttcattctccttttcattttcaatttgactatttggattgggaatgggttggttgggataaacttgtttttctgACTCTAttacagttgcaagttgtcctacttttgtttcaatttttgagattgaatgAGATTGGGCTAGTAaaatttggtaggttgattgcataaactgttgtagggtatcctctaaagatgagcttgtttcttgttgaatgggatatgataggtcggattgggcatgactttgattatgtatgttgaattcatgccctattAGAAACTGGGTATGACAtaatgaaaaatttggattataggtgggggcaaatgAGATATCAaatgattcatgcatatcatacatattattagtttctccataatttaaatttaattgctcataatagttgtactcagaattccaactatgattaaaatgatccatatggaagaaactaaatgacaaactaaatttttattttttaaagatgacaattaagggaaaaaaaaagaacaagaaaataaaaattaagagaacaaaaaacaatgttaagaaatgaaaataagagctaggacaagatttaagttctttttttttttttttttcttttcaagaatatatatatattttttcacaataaaatgataaaggataaagagaaataaggcaaaattaaataagactatccaaatttaagcaagagtagggaggcatagcatgccatcaaccataacaaaaataatgtaaaaattaggagacacaagtgccatcaactaaaacataagataaaatactaggaggcaaaattgccatcaactagtaacttgcggaaattaaataaaataaaaaattacaactagataaataaacaaaattaggagacacaagtgtcatcaactataaaaattaaaaggatagataggaggcactagtgtcgtcaactaaaaaaaaacaataaatataaatatataagtaagttttttttttatgggtggtaaaaccgtcccaaattttctttttatctttttttttttttagcttttatagatatatatatattttttagttttttttttaagtgcaaaaattaaaataactagtagaagaattcactaaccttgagataaatttcgtttattttctcttgcaactctccggcaacggcgccaaaaacttggtggacccaaaacgggtatgtttaaaaatttatatatcgcaagcgcacgaatcgtccatatagaatagtgatcatgtaagcaaggatgtcgaacccaaaggagttgtctaaaatcgaaaatgaaactattttaaataaaaaataataaattctaacctagctccaaagattgatgagttttaatattatgaacataaaataaaagattgaaaaataaagctatttaaaagaataaaaataaagcaatactgagttgaaaataagtgttaaaagaaaatattattaagatactagaatccacaaaatgtaagtttaataatatttattagtatattgattcccaattttctaaataaatttataattttaagcacaaattatttctaaaaagataggatttttcttcacttttcaaagttataatttcaaagaatttagtgtaaatcaatctaataaaataacaaataaatcaatgaacattatttatatggcaaaacataatatttttgttttaagcatggatgtatacaatttaatgacacatcttacacaaagattattatgtttatgcactaatgaagaacaaagtataaatatgttctaacaatctaaaatacaagatatttaagatgaaagaaatatatgtagaagaaaaatccataaactttgttgtattacaagggaaatcaacatacaacataaatattacctaattacaagttgcttcatcatgatcttaataatcttatgaaaaagattagaagcacataactagaatataaattacaaactaaaaattacaaacataaataggaaaatttggaggagaaacccccaaatttttcctctaaaaatacatagaaaaaaaataaaaagaagaagaagatgaagagaatggagaagttttgaaatgtgtagagattttggtatggtaacctctacTCAAATAAAATTGAGCTCACTTCTAACAAATCAAGAGATGCATTcaattctcataaaataatagataagaGAGAGATCGATTCGTCTTTCCGAAATGTAGATAGCacttatatgtaaaaaaaaattatattagttTAACAGATTTCTCATTCAAATTATGCACATTATGATATGTTATTGATATTAACTATAAAACTTAAAATGTGACGTTTATTGCTCATTTTTAGGAGCGAGCTACTATACGCATCACGTGCTACTACTATACGCATCACGTGCTAGGAATATTACGAGATCAATGGACACATCACGATCACAAAGTGCTAGCCATATTCAATTGGGTGTGGGAAGCTAGCTTAGTACAAcacacaatttttttaaaaaaaatcaaccaTTTATTTGTAATGTAAAAAAAGAAACATTAAATTACTCAAAAAAAAAGAAACATTAAATGAAATGTAAAAATTGGATACTTAGATGGATATTTACATCTAACTAACTCATCAAATTTGAATGCATAGCATCTGGCTAACGTTATTATATTTAGAAACAAAAATAACAATGCAGCTTTTTATAAATTAACATTGTATTATTTGTGTGGTAAATcgatctttaaaaaaaatatataaaagtttCCCCAATAACTTTTTATTCACATTAGTaacttttatttcttgtaatttttttcatttttgtatttaataATCATTGCTGATCATGtaggtttatttttttatttttaatacttttaGTATAAATATCCTTGATATGTTTGGTAAAAATTTAGGAATAATGAATATATGGACATGTGTACATGCACCAAATTTTAcacacaaatatacatatattttttgttgACATGAAATGTCTTTTTAACATATTAAGTCTCATTTAAAAGAATATAATTGGTTAAAAAAATCATATCATATTAGTACATATAAAAATCAAATGCAAATAGAATATCATTACtcgaataaatatatatatatactacgtATAAGTAATGTGTAATacacatttgtttagttttaaaattataaatattgtttataattttaataaaaattggttgactatttttttttaatatatataatagaataaattatagttctatagtatatataaatatttatataaataatctctacatatatgatatttaaacacaacgttgacataaatatatatttgtatgactatatgacatatatataaaatgaaattaataatgaaaataaaataagaatataaaaagtcatagtgtagacaatagtatacatgcataaactatttttagtttctaatgtatctcacaatgctctttggtgaatttgatgaagaaacaGAGCTCAAATCACTAgataaaaacaaactatcacttaaatttataagataaaaaataatatgtatgtttttattatttttaaataaatatgattaattatttaaattatcataaaatatcttataaatatactattttaatttattcttttgtttaagtttatatttgttctagtttttgaatttaagagtgacaataaaaaattatatattatatgtttaatataatattaagtttaagtttaattaagttattaaatatatgattttattatttttaaataactatcattgtaaaatatctcaaaagtatcttattttaatttgtttaattaattaattattttattttatttaagtttaagtcatgtttataacctaccgttaaatataagaatattttgttaaatataaaaatattatgttaaaaatatcgaaaaaatatataaaaaaccaccaaaattaaaaaaaattgttatccacacactttttatatagaatatatatatatataaataagatctCATTAATTATCGAGAAAGAATAGTTTAGGTAAATCTATGATAATTCACAAAACAATAATCAATCAATGACATGCATTTTTTGATATTGTTCTCTATCAACACAACACACTACCTATAAATACACATGTTTATCAATCAACAtcacaagaagaagaaaaaaaattgtttcaagaaagaaaagaagagaaaaacaaaaATGGGTTCTTATTTCAAGATTTCTTTGGTTACAGTAGCAATCACTCTTTTGTTGGAGTCTTCTACTTTGGAAGCTCACCAAAGTGAAGTTGACAATGTTGGTTCAAAATTGGAGTTGGGGAGAGTTGGTCAAAGAGTCTCAATTCCTACTCACTTGAAGAATTCTCCGTCAAGATGGGGCCAAAATGAGGATGTTCCATCTGGTCCAAGCTCTTTATATAATGGCAAAAACCTACCAGTAAACCCACCAAGATGGGGCCTAAAAGAAAATGTTCTATCTGGTTCAAACCTTCTGCATAATGGCAAAAACTCACCAGAAAACCCGCCAAGATGGGGGCAAAAGAAAACTCTACCATCTGGTCTTGTTGAGCCATCTGTTATATCAACAACTCACAACTCATATTTCTTCTTGTCTATGTAGATGATCTACTGGTTACAGGAACGAGTCCTACACTTATCCAAAAGCTGGTAACTGACTTGAATGGAGCCTTTGCCTTAAAGGAGTTGGGTCCTATTCACTACTTCCTTGGTATAGAAGCCTTCCGAGACTCTACTGGGTTGTATCTATCTCAGTCCAAGTACATCTCCGATCTTCTCTACAAGGTGAAAATGACAGGAGCAAAAGGTTGTTCAACTCCAGTAGCACCTAGACAGACCCTGTCTCGGAGTGAGGGGGAATCAATGGAGGATCCTAGTATCTATCGGAGCACTATTGGAGCACTTCAATACTTGACTATTACCAGGCCTGACATTTCTTACATAGTATCTAAGTTGAGCCAATTTTTGCAAGCTCCTACTGTCACTCATTGGAAAGCTTGTAAACGAGTACTTAGATATCTAAAAGACACCATTACTTATGGTATCTGTTTCAGACCTGGAAACTCACGCACACTCACTCTACAGGGCTTTACTGATGCAGATTGGGCTAGCTGCCCAGATGATAGAAAGTCAACAGGAGCCTATTGCATGTATTTGGGCTCGAACTTAGTTTCATGGAGCTCCAAGAAACAACATGTCATTGCCCGTTCGAGTACCGAATCAGAGTACCGCGCATTGGCTAACGCTGCTGCTGAAATGGTTTGGCTTAAAGCTCTGCTGAAGGAAATGAATATACCAGTTCAACAGCCACCAATTATTTGGTGTGATAACATTGGAGCTGCATCAC from the Humulus lupulus chromosome X, drHumLupu1.1, whole genome shotgun sequence genome contains:
- the LOC133805471 gene encoding uncharacterized mitochondrial protein AtMg00810-like, translating into MGSYFKISLVTVAITLLLESSTLEAHQSEVDNVGSKLELGRVGQRVSIPTHLKNSPSRWGQNEDVPSGPSSLYNGKNLPVNPPRWGLKENVLSGSNLLHNDDLLVTGTSPTLIQKLVTDLNGAFALKELGPIHYFLGIEAFRDSTGLYLSQSKYISDLLYKVKMTGAKGCSTPVAPRQTLSRSEGESMEDPSIYRSTIGALQYLTITRPDISYIVSKLSQFLQAPTVTHWKACKRVLRYLKDTITYGICFRPGNSRTLTLQGFTDADWASCPDDRKSTGAYCMYLGSNLVSWSSKKQHVIARSSTESEYRALANAAAEMVWLKALLKEMNIPVQQPPIIWCDNIGAASLAANPVYHARTKHIEIDVHFVRDMVLEKLIDIRYVPTQDQVADVLTKGLSVERFLKFRNKLKVVSSPFRLRGNVEPSVISDIQSFSEHEKGVS